A genomic segment from Halorubrum depositum encodes:
- a CDS encoding type II toxin-antitoxin system PemK/MazF family toxin — MTDEERPIFERGDVVYGDDPFKGEEDARPWLILSNHEGRPFHGEQYIALTLTSKSWMDGLIDIPSGSWLRGEIPDVSRIVPWGVQSIDHEDIDFWQGRLDSDLVDEAVAALVEELH; from the coding sequence GTGACCGACGAAGAGAGACCGATTTTCGAGCGTGGCGACGTCGTCTACGGGGATGATCCGTTCAAAGGCGAGGAAGATGCTCGGCCTTGGCTCATTCTCTCGAATCATGAAGGCCGTCCGTTCCACGGCGAGCAGTATATTGCGCTCACCTTGACATCGAAATCCTGGATGGACGGCCTGATCGACATTCCTAGTGGGAGTTGGCTTCGTGGTGAGATCCCGGATGTGAGTCGGATTGTCCCGTGGGGAGTCCAATCAATCGACCACGAGGATATCGACTTCTGGCAAGGTCGCCTTGACAGCGATCTCGTCGACGAGGCAGTTGCTGCGCTCGTCGAAGAATTACACTAG
- a CDS encoding MarR family transcriptional regulator codes for MSIDRDTFEKTSEDELEELSVPDQVLGFLAANDDRAFKAREIASQIGLDEGAVSTALSRLKDRDLVEHKATYWAITDDTERLDGYGGYERATALFNQRLGTEDKESWREHAPEEPHPSVEDEQ; via the coding sequence ATGTCCATCGACCGAGATACCTTCGAGAAGACGAGCGAGGACGAACTCGAGGAACTTTCCGTCCCGGATCAGGTTCTCGGATTTCTCGCCGCCAACGATGATCGCGCGTTCAAGGCCCGCGAAATCGCCTCTCAGATCGGTCTCGATGAGGGCGCGGTCAGCACCGCGCTCTCGAGACTGAAGGACCGCGATCTCGTCGAACACAAAGCGACGTACTGGGCGATAACCGACGACACAGAGCGACTCGACGGATACGGCGGGTACGAACGAGCGACCGCCCTGTTCAACCAGCGACTCGGTACAGAGGACAAGGAGTCCTGGCGCGAACACGCACCCGAGGAACCACATCCGAGCGTCGAGGACGAACAGTGA
- a CDS encoding DoxX family protein, translating into MSYQSGNPLVDEVEFALDGPWAAYWIAFLRVVTGWWFFHSGITKVIESGFSYTYGSTYMQGMSGTALGGIPVWMGNNLAWLIEPGVPLFETLIGLALIFGAVTRLAAFGGVIFMTLFWVGNAGFGHGLVNSDFMGLLLFITVIMLSAGRYYGLDALIEKLDVVEQHPKLRYLLG; encoded by the coding sequence ATGTCATACCAATCGGGGAATCCACTGGTCGACGAGGTCGAGTTCGCGCTGGACGGTCCGTGGGCGGCGTACTGGATCGCCTTCCTGCGCGTGGTGACCGGCTGGTGGTTCTTCCACTCGGGAATCACGAAGGTGATCGAGAGCGGGTTCTCGTACACCTACGGAAGCACCTACATGCAGGGAATGAGCGGGACCGCGCTGGGCGGCATCCCGGTCTGGATGGGGAACAACCTCGCGTGGCTCATCGAGCCGGGCGTCCCCCTGTTCGAGACGCTGATCGGGCTGGCGCTGATCTTCGGCGCCGTGACCCGACTGGCCGCGTTCGGCGGGGTCATCTTCATGACCCTGTTCTGGGTCGGCAACGCCGGCTTCGGTCACGGGCTGGTCAACAGCGACTTCATGGGACTGCTGCTGTTCATCACCGTGATCATGCTGTCGGCCGGGCGCTACTACGGGCTCGACGCGCTCATCGAGAAGCTCGACGTCGTCGAGCAGCACCCGAAACTCCGCTACCTGCTCGGTTAA
- a CDS encoding class I SAM-dependent methyltransferase, translating to METDPQATYDRIAAHFAKTREYAWPEVESFLEGRRATRALDVGCGNGRHAELLAARSESVVGVDLSRELLREAATRARESGFADALDLVHGDAAALPIADGAVGLATYVATLHHLSPRAARVRSLDELARVLAPEGTALVSAWSTAHDRFDREEGFDTTVDWTLPGGEVVPRYYHIYSPAEFEADIAESALDAVDVDVSSGNCYAVVAAADDGPDREAEPGLVDGSSSADAEE from the coding sequence ATGGAGACGGACCCGCAAGCGACCTACGACCGCATCGCCGCGCACTTCGCGAAGACCCGCGAGTACGCGTGGCCCGAGGTCGAGTCGTTCCTCGAGGGGCGCCGGGCGACGCGCGCGCTCGACGTCGGCTGCGGCAACGGCCGCCACGCGGAACTGCTCGCCGCGCGCTCGGAGTCGGTCGTCGGCGTCGACCTGAGTCGGGAGCTCCTGCGCGAGGCGGCGACGCGGGCCCGCGAGAGCGGCTTCGCCGACGCGCTGGACCTCGTTCACGGCGACGCCGCCGCCCTCCCGATCGCCGACGGCGCGGTCGGGCTCGCCACGTACGTCGCCACGCTCCACCACCTCTCACCGCGCGCCGCCCGCGTCCGGAGCCTCGACGAGCTCGCGCGGGTCCTCGCGCCCGAGGGGACGGCGCTCGTGAGCGCGTGGAGCACCGCCCACGACCGCTTCGACCGGGAGGAGGGGTTCGACACGACCGTCGACTGGACGCTTCCCGGCGGGGAGGTCGTCCCCCGCTACTACCACATCTACTCGCCGGCGGAGTTCGAGGCGGACATCGCCGAGAGCGCGCTCGACGCCGTCGACGTCGACGTCTCCAGCGGGAACTGCTACGCCGTAGTCGCCGCGGCCGACGACGGGCCCGATCGGGAAGCAGAGCCGGGGCTCGTCGACGGATCGTCGAGCGCGGACGCAGAAGAGTAA
- a CDS encoding type II secretion system F family protein, which translates to MIASLPLFAAFGLCLALLLPAVSRRADLFVTRVALSLFGDYVAADGPRRRRQRDLLHAAHVPGTHRAYASKTLLYAGALGVAGSVLGVYAAAALLSALDVGAAAIRAALPPSLSFLAGVAGLSTLTLPRLFLLLAFASATLGSALAAGTYYGRWELLGQRAHARAAEIDATLPRTVAFMYALSRSGMAFPRVMDTLAENEAVYGEAAAELSVAVRDMNAFGTDALTALQRTARRTPSDDLADFSENLASVLGTGQSISAFLADQYELYQEEAESKQERYLELLSTFAEAYVTALVAGPLFFITILVVIGLVLEDTLPLLRVVVYLGVPLATFGFVVYVDSVTQGVGGTESVDLSESVDDDPAGDEPAVDDPTGDGGAPSVAADGGVADGTGRDRWAASRERLRAYDRVRGLRRWAASPVENVIEAPWTSFLVTVPLAVLGLLVFAFPVTLGTPTEMVAQIETPTVVATAFVLAVYAVVYEVRKRRVRRVESSVPDFLDRLASVNEAGTSVVGSVRRVADSNLEELTADLKRTRRDIDWGADVGTALRRLERRVRSPMTSRAVALVTNAMHASGDIGPVLRIAADEARATWSLRRERRQVMLTYLIVIYISFLVFLGIIASLSVSFIPAIEEAAVPGAGGTGGVPGAPSGPTGITDGLGDIDAFAYEQLFFHAAAVQAVCSGLVAGQLGEGSVRDGVKHVVVLLVLTLLTFAVIGMV; encoded by the coding sequence ATGATCGCCTCGCTCCCGCTCTTCGCGGCGTTCGGGCTGTGTCTGGCGCTGTTGCTCCCGGCAGTCTCCCGTCGCGCCGACCTGTTCGTCACGCGGGTCGCGCTGTCCCTGTTCGGCGACTACGTCGCGGCGGACGGCCCGCGGCGACGGCGCCAGCGCGACCTGTTGCACGCCGCCCACGTCCCCGGCACTCACCGGGCGTACGCCTCGAAGACGCTGCTGTACGCCGGCGCGCTCGGCGTCGCGGGGAGCGTGCTCGGGGTGTACGCGGCGGCCGCGCTGCTCTCCGCGCTCGACGTCGGGGCGGCGGCGATCCGCGCGGCGCTGCCACCCTCGCTGTCGTTCCTCGCCGGCGTCGCGGGGCTCTCGACACTCACCCTGCCGCGGCTGTTCCTCCTCCTCGCGTTCGCCTCGGCGACGCTCGGCTCGGCCCTCGCGGCCGGGACGTACTACGGGCGGTGGGAGCTGCTCGGGCAGCGGGCGCACGCCAGGGCGGCCGAGATCGACGCCACCCTGCCGCGCACGGTCGCGTTCATGTACGCGCTCTCGCGGTCGGGGATGGCGTTCCCGCGCGTGATGGACACGCTCGCGGAGAACGAGGCGGTGTACGGCGAGGCGGCCGCGGAGCTGTCGGTCGCCGTCCGCGACATGAACGCGTTCGGCACGGACGCGCTGACCGCGCTCCAGCGCACCGCGCGCCGGACGCCGAGCGACGACCTGGCCGACTTCTCGGAGAACCTCGCGTCCGTCCTCGGCACCGGCCAGTCGATCTCGGCGTTCCTCGCCGACCAGTACGAGCTGTACCAGGAGGAGGCCGAGTCGAAACAGGAGCGGTACCTCGAGCTGCTCTCGACGTTCGCGGAGGCGTACGTCACGGCGCTCGTCGCCGGGCCGCTCTTCTTCATCACCATCCTCGTCGTCATCGGGCTCGTCTTGGAGGACACGCTCCCGCTGCTCCGCGTCGTCGTCTACCTCGGCGTCCCGCTCGCGACGTTCGGGTTCGTCGTCTACGTCGACAGCGTGACGCAGGGCGTCGGCGGAACGGAGAGCGTCGACCTCTCCGAGTCGGTCGACGACGACCCGGCCGGCGACGAACCCGCCGTCGACGATCCGACCGGAGATGGCGGCGCCCCGAGCGTCGCGGCCGACGGCGGCGTCGCGGACGGGACCGGTCGGGATCGCTGGGCCGCCAGCCGCGAGCGGCTCCGGGCGTACGACCGGGTCCGAGGGCTGCGTCGGTGGGCCGCGTCGCCGGTCGAGAACGTGATCGAGGCACCGTGGACGTCGTTCCTCGTGACCGTTCCGCTCGCGGTCCTCGGGCTGCTCGTCTTCGCGTTCCCGGTCACGCTGGGGACGCCGACCGAGATGGTCGCGCAGATCGAGACGCCGACCGTCGTCGCGACGGCGTTCGTCCTCGCGGTTTACGCGGTCGTCTACGAGGTCCGGAAGCGCCGCGTCCGCCGGGTCGAGTCGTCGGTGCCCGACTTCCTCGACCGCCTCGCGAGCGTCAACGAGGCCGGGACTTCCGTCGTCGGCAGCGTCCGCCGGGTCGCCGACTCGAACTTAGAGGAGCTGACGGCCGACCTGAAACGCACCCGCCGCGACATCGACTGGGGCGCCGACGTGGGAACCGCGCTCCGCCGGCTGGAGCGTCGCGTCCGGTCGCCGATGACCTCCCGGGCCGTGGCGCTCGTGACGAACGCGATGCACGCGAGCGGCGACATCGGGCCCGTGCTCCGGATCGCGGCCGACGAGGCGCGCGCGACGTGGTCGCTCCGCCGGGAGCGCCGGCAGGTCATGCTCACGTACCTCATCGTGATCTACATCTCCTTCCTCGTCTTCCTCGGGATCATCGCCTCGCTGTCCGTCTCCTTCATCCCGGCCATCGAGGAGGCCGCGGTCCCGGGCGCCGGCGGCACGGGCGGCGTCCCCGGCGCGCCGAGCGGTCCCACCGGGATCACCGACGGCCTCGGCGACATCGACGCGTTCGCCTACGAGCAGCTGTTCTTCCACGCCGCGGCCGTACAGGCCGTCTGCTCGGGCCTCGTCGCCGGCCAGCTCGGCGAGGGTTCGGTCAGGGACGGCGTGAAACACGTGGTCGTCCTCCTCGTACTGACGCTCCTCACCTTCGCCGTCATCGGCATGGTGTGA